A genome region from Heteronotia binoei isolate CCM8104 ecotype False Entrance Well chromosome 19, APGP_CSIRO_Hbin_v1, whole genome shotgun sequence includes the following:
- the LOC132587681 gene encoding C2 calcium-dependent domain-containing protein 4C-like yields the protein MWFLEKVRASPGSSGPLNPSFLGLPSSQPTADKNKLAFPNILTPDKIPAFCIPPRLAAPPAPKSPSPTFQPHRCLTEPTLQAASAAEGGSGLFSPHLIQVESVEEILDLEEEESTNSDPRSQAALSLPHFPKAQTSYGFCTLLESPHTRRKESIFHSEALAIPLPRSRASSYSGKELVSSPITIAGHRCLLLGRQGTWDSDTASSTESSPFSSPLLGRSPPRAGTLFKTRSQDGLLSKALRGRGRTGMARAGSLSTDEGSSMDNSPNATRRSSESLLDPLTSRSYSLSPLPIFPLDIPCGRERLGWESTVSMDKGGQLRLSSEYCSENRRLRIRLISVEGLYEASREAKSINCCVTFALMPGKLQKQRSPVIKRSRNPIFNEDFFFVGVSEDDLDALSVRMKVVNRGCSMKRDQVLGESEVPLMHLLAA from the coding sequence ATGTGGTTCTTGGAGAAGGTCCGGGCTTCCCCCGGGAGCAGCGGCCCTTTGAACCCCTCGTTTCTGGGCTTACCTTCCAGCCAGCCCACGGCTGACAAAAACAAACTGGCCTTCCCCAACATCTTGACCCCAGACAAGATCCCGGCCTTCTGCATCCCCCCGAGACTGGCGGCTCCCCCTGCCCCGAAAAGCCCCAGCCCGACCTTCCAGCCCCACCGCTGCCTCACTGAGCCCACCTTGCAAGCGGCCTCTGCTGCTGAGGGGGGCTCCGGCCTCTTCTCGCCGCACCTCATCCAAGTGGAGAGTGTGGAGGAGATCCTggacctggaggaggaggagagcacaAACTCGGACCCCCGCTCCCAGGCCGCCTTGTCTCTCCCACACTTCCCCAAAGCCCAGACCTCCTACGGCTTCTGCACCCTCCTGGAGAGCCCCCACACCCGCCGGAAGGAGTCCATCTTCCACAGCGAGGCCCTGGCCATCCCCTTACCTCGCTCCCGAGCCAGCAGCTACAGTGGCAAAGAACTGGTCTCCAGCCCCATCACCATAGCTGGCCACCGGTGCCTGCTCCTTGGCCGGCAGGGAACCTGGGACAGCGACACGGCCTCCTCCACCGAGTCCTCCCCCTTCAGCTCCCCGCTCCTCGGCCGATCCCCTCCCCGGGCTGGTACCCTCTTCAAGACCCGCAGCCAGGACGGGCTGCTGAGCAAGGCCTTGAGGGGAAGGGGCCGGACGGGGATGGCCCGGGCAGGCTCCTTGTCGACTGACGAGGGCAGCTCCATGGACAACAGCCCCAACGCCACCCGGCGGTCTTCGGAGAGCCTGCTCGACCCCTTGACCTCCCGGTCCTACAGCCTCTCCCCTCTGCCCATCTTCCCCCTGGACATTCCCTGCGGCCGGGAGAGGCTGGGGTGGGAGAGCACCGTCTCCATGGACAAGGGAGGGCAGCTCCGGCTGTCCTCGGAGTACTGCTCGGAAAACCGCCGGCTCCGGATCCGCCTGATCAGCGTGGAGGGGCTGTACGAGGCCTCGAGGGAGGCCAAGAGCATCAACTGCTGCGTCACCTTCGCCCTCATGCCCGGGAAGCTCCAGAAACAGAGGAGCCCCGTCATCAAGAGGAGCCGCAACCCCATCTTCAACGAGGACTTTTTCTTCGTCGGGGTCTCCGAAGATGACCTGGACGCTCTTTCGGTCCGGATGAAAGTGGTGAACAGGGGCTGCAGCATGAAGCGGGACCAGGTGCTGGGGGAAAGCGAGGTCCCGCTGATGCATCTTTTAGCGGCGTGA